The following proteins are encoded in a genomic region of Acidobacteriota bacterium:
- a CDS encoding nucleotidyltransferase, with the protein MMSILVEELLQLVAEFNDREIEFALCGGLAVAAHGFTRATQDIDFLIREESLERAYEAAAKVGFDIRGLDMSFKERTVEIRRVSKIVGEDVISLDLLLVTQHVEDVWEEREWKEVEGEVIPIVSRNGLIKMKRQAGRSQDLTDIERLENEAG; encoded by the coding sequence ATGATGTCGATACTTGTCGAAGAACTTTTACAGCTTGTTGCAGAGTTTAACGACCGCGAGATCGAGTTTGCTTTATGTGGTGGACTTGCCGTTGCTGCTCATGGATTTACGAGAGCTACTCAGGATATTGACTTTCTTATCAGAGAAGAATCGCTGGAAAGGGCTTACGAAGCTGCGGCTAAAGTCGGGTTCGACATTCGCGGCCTCGATATGTCGTTCAAAGAAAGAACAGTTGAGATCAGACGCGTTTCAAAGATCGTCGGTGAAGATGTCATCTCACTCGATCTATTATTGGTCACGCAGCATGTCGAAGATGTATGGGAAGAACGCGAATGGAAGGAAGTTGAAGGTGAAGTCATTCCTATCGTGTCTCGAAATGGGCTGATAAAGATGAAAAGGCAAGCTGGACGTTCTCAAGATCTCACTGACATTGAGAGGTTAGAAAATGAAGCAGGTTGA